The genomic region TCCGGGTCTTACGCAGTGGAGGAAGCTGTTGGCAAATGGCTCGCTCGATGCTATCTTGAAGGCGTCGGCTGTTGCTCATCGGTCCACACGGAGAAGTGAGTGGGTGTCCACCCTCAACCTTCGTGTGTGTCGCCGGTGATGCAACAGCCGTTTTGTATCAAATCTGAAACTGTCCGGTAGCTAGGGTTCAAGGTTCAAAGCTACCTACGGGACACGCTCATTAGAGCGTGTGTCATTTCAGCATTCCTCGGCGCGGCTGCTCCGAAGTGTGCGGGAGTATGTGGGTATGGGAGTGTGAGAGTGCGTCATTTCTCGACGATAACGCCTCGTTTCCGAGACGTGTGAGGCTGACGCGGTCCGTTTCTCGAAGTCGCACGGAACCATTCCGTGGTGGAATCAAACTGTCCGGTACCTAGAGCTCAAGGTTCAGGGTTGGTGAAGAGTCCTATGGCTGCGATCACGGTGAACGCCCCGTTTCCTGGCCCGCAAATCGTTCCTGTACGCTTTTTCCGCTTTCACACCCGCATACTTTAACACGTTCACACTTCCACACTTCCACACCTAAACCGCCCCACCGCCTGAATTAACCCAGACGATGAGGCAGACTAACTTCGCACTTCGACCTTCAAATTTCGCCTTCGCCTAGCCCCACAGGTCTTCCATGGTGTACGGGCTTCCGTTCATGGCGAAGAACGAGCCGTCCACGTAGCGGCGTTCGCGGTTCAGTTCGGCAATGCGCTCCATGTCCTCGTCCGTGAGTTGCAGATCTTTGCTGGCAAAGTTCTCCTTGATCCTTCCTTCGTTGACGGATTTCGGAATGACGGCCGTGCCGCGGTGAATCGCCCAGCTGATCAGGACCTGTGCGGGTGTCGCACCGTGGTCGTCCGCGATGCCCCCGATGACCGGATCCTCCAGCAGGATCGGCTCATCATCGGCCTTCATTCCTTTGGGCCGATCTTTCGATCCGAGAGGCGAGTAGGCCGTCAGGTGAATATCGTTCTCGCGCGCGAACTCGAGCATCTCCGTTTGCTGCAGGTACGGATGTAGCTCGACCTGATTCATCTCCGGCGCGTGGTCGGCGGATTTCATCAGCGACTCCAGTTTCGCGACCTTGAAGTTCGAGACGCCGATGTGTTTGGCGAGGCCGGCATCAACGAGATCCTCCATCGCTGCCCATGTCTCTTCGAGCGGCACATCGTCCGTGCTCAAGAAATCGTCTGGGCCCTCCGGGATGTCCGTTCCGGGTTTCAGCGCGACCGGCCAGTGCATCAGGTACAGGTCGACCGAGTCAATCTGAAGGTCATTCAGTGTTTCTTCCAGAGCCGGGCGCACGTCCTCCGGTCGATGCGAATCGTTCCAGAGCTTCGACGTGATCCAGACATCCTCGGGATCAACAATGTCGTTCTTCACGGAGTCG from Longibacter salinarum harbors:
- a CDS encoding aldo/keto reductase, coding for MKTLSFANDDEMPILGLGTWKSAPGEVYEAVKIALEAGYRHIDCAPIYGNEPEVGRALADSVKNDIVDPEDVWITSKLWNDSHRPEDVRPALEETLNDLQIDSVDLYLMHWPVALKPGTDIPEGPDDFLSTDDVPLEETWAAMEDLVDAGLAKHIGVSNFKVAKLESLMKSADHAPEMNQVELHPYLQQTEMLEFARENDIHLTAYSPLGSKDRPKGMKADDEPILLEDPVIGGIADDHGATPAQVLISWAIHRGTAVIPKSVNEGRIKENFASKDLQLTDEDMERIAELNRERRYVDGSFFAMNGSPYTMEDLWG